A section of the Funiculus sociatus GB2-C1 genome encodes:
- a CDS encoding zinc-dependent alcohol dehydrogenase family protein, giving the protein MTISKETQSLNMPWQQEYGYSPTVKVGDTIYLSEQVSHDKQGELIMVTTTRIYQFHQYGNPEVLQLDTVPLLEPISGEVRVRVQAMSLNRADLLWMANNYLETPELPSRLGNEIAGVVEAVGAKVTEFEVGDRVSSIPAFSISDYANFGETAILPVRGLMKTPDKFTPAQGAGFAFSYFTGYFALLELGRLQPYQTVLITAGTSTTGLAAIAIAKKVGAKIIATTRTSKKRDTLLKAGADAVIATEEEDLIARVMEFTGGQGADVVYDAVAGALSEKLVQATRIRGHWIVYGLLDAENLETFPWLPIVIRSVQFHGYKVFDFTGNRHLGLVRDEEAFARAKKFISQGLADGSLPITIDREFQGLEKLPEAMQYMSSNLASGKIVITI; this is encoded by the coding sequence GTGACGATTAGCAAGGAAACACAAAGCCTTAATATGCCTTGGCAGCAAGAGTACGGGTATTCCCCGACAGTGAAAGTTGGGGACACCATCTATCTCTCTGAGCAGGTAAGTCATGATAAACAAGGAGAATTAATCATGGTGACAACTACTCGCATTTATCAATTTCATCAGTATGGTAATCCAGAAGTTTTGCAACTAGATACGGTTCCTCTACTTGAACCAATCTCTGGGGAAGTGCGCGTTCGGGTGCAGGCAATGAGTTTGAATCGTGCTGATTTGCTGTGGATGGCAAATAATTACCTTGAAACGCCAGAACTACCCTCTCGTCTTGGAAATGAAATTGCAGGTGTGGTGGAAGCCGTTGGAGCAAAAGTTACTGAGTTTGAAGTGGGCGATCGTGTTAGTTCCATTCCTGCTTTTTCAATTAGCGACTATGCCAATTTTGGTGAAACGGCAATTCTACCCGTGCGCGGTTTAATGAAAACACCTGATAAGTTTACCCCAGCACAAGGAGCGGGATTTGCATTTTCTTATTTCACCGGCTATTTCGCACTTCTGGAACTTGGTCGTTTGCAACCGTATCAAACAGTATTGATTACCGCAGGAACCAGCACTACTGGATTAGCTGCAATCGCGATTGCAAAGAAAGTTGGTGCAAAAATCATTGCTACTACCCGAACCAGCAAAAAACGTGACACCTTGCTTAAGGCGGGTGCTGACGCTGTGATAGCCACAGAGGAAGAAGATTTGATCGCTCGTGTGATGGAGTTTACAGGTGGTCAGGGAGCCGATGTTGTGTACGATGCGGTAGCCGGGGCACTCAGTGAAAAACTAGTACAGGCAACAAGAATTCGCGGACATTGGATTGTCTATGGTTTGCTGGATGCCGAAAATCTGGAAACTTTCCCTTGGTTGCCAATAGTAATCCGCAGCGTTCAATTCCACGGCTATAAAGTGTTTGATTTCACTGGAAATCGTCACTTGGGATTGGTTCGAGATGAAGAAGCTTTTGCTCGTGCCAAAAAATTTATTAGTCAAGGGTTGGCGGATGGTTCCTTGCCCATTACCATCGATCGCGAATTTCAGGGGCTAGAGAAACTGCCTGAAGCCATGCAATATATGTCATCTAATCTGGCATCAGGAAAGATTGTCATCACAATTTAA